In Leopardus geoffroyi isolate Oge1 chromosome D1, O.geoffroyi_Oge1_pat1.0, whole genome shotgun sequence, a single window of DNA contains:
- the LOC123601753 gene encoding high affinity immunoglobulin epsilon receptor subunit beta-like isoform X2 produces the protein MSDVVATEGTAGGISTNEIQSAQVGRADAPDLAQRLHSKLRDFLKKNLQSLGVAQIMIGLKCFLFGIIEIFLYWHSDLRNLLFCFYIGYPFWAAASFIMSGSLTISCTRKQTKFLIEVSIGANIISTLLSSTGIILLSVNLVDIVLLECWELPACSLVKSFITNIVILQMILTCVQIFISFSLCGLTYTVDGKEISWASALSCLIRSHSEDPYQDLLTQPETYEDLVLQDIDQVHSHP, from the exons ATGAGTGATGTCGTTGCTACCGAGGGGACTGCTGGGGGCATTTCAACAAATGAAATTCAAAGTGCGCAGGTGGGACGAGCAGACGCACCCGATTTAGCTCAACGTCTACACAGCAAGCTGCGtgatttccttaaaaagaatCTGCAATCCCTGGGT GTAGCTCAGATAATGATTGGCCTGAAATGTTTCTTATTTGGGAtcattgagatttttctttactGGCACTCTGACTTAAGGAatcttttattctgcttttataTTGGTTACCCGTTCTGGGCTGCAGCATCT TTCATCATGTCTGGATCTTTGACCATCTCGTgtacaagaaaacaaacaaaatttctg ATCGAAGTCAGTATTGGAGCTAACATTATCAGCACACTACTTTCAAGCACTGGGATAATTCTTCTCTCCGTGAATTTAGTTGACATAGTCTTACTTGAATGCTGGGAGTTACCGGCGTGTTCGTTGGTTAAATCTTTTATAACT AATATTGTGATCCTTCAAATGATACTGACTTGTGTGCAGATTTTCATTTCGTTCTCACTCTGTGGGCTCACTTATACCGTGGATGGCAAGGAGATCAGCTGG GCTTCTGCACTAAGTTGCTTGATCAGATCACATTCTGAAGATCCTTATCAAGACTTACTGACTCAACCTGAAACTTACGAAGATTTAGTGCTTCAAGACATAGACCAGGTTCACTCTCATCCATGA
- the LOC123601753 gene encoding membrane-spanning 4-domains subfamily A member 3-like isoform X1, with amino-acid sequence MHSSSPIHSSFLQTCEKQRRRPLYSGEHLGFLESVRKLSKPPWYYFPIPACLPLLCSRIPYSIDSILEGCRTAPPPSPASRRQVQVSYRMSDVVATEGTAGGISTNEIQSAQVGRADAPDLAQRLHSKLRDFLKKNLQSLGVAQIMIGLKCFLFGIIEIFLYWHSDLRNLLFCFYIGYPFWAAASFIMSGSLTISCTRKQTKFLIEVSIGANIISTLLSSTGIILLSVNLVDIVLLECWELPACSLVKSFITNIVILQMILTCVQIFISFSLCGLTYTVDGKEISWASALSCLIRSHSEDPYQDLLTQPETYEDLVLQDIDQVHSHP; translated from the exons ATGCATTCTTCCAGTCCAATCCACAGCTCTTTTTTGCAGACATGTGAGAAACAACGGAGGCGTCCGCTCTACAGTGGTGAACATCTTGGGTTTCTAGAAAGTGTAAGGAAGCTGTCCAAGCCCCCGTGGTACTATTTTCCCATCCCTGCCTGTCTCCCACTGCTGTGCTCCAGAATTCCATATTCCATTGATTCCATCCTGGAGGGCTgcagaaccgccccccccccctcccccgcatccAGGCGTCAAGTACAGGTCTCTTACAGAATGAGTGATGTCGTTGCTACCGAGGGGACTGCTGGGGGCATTTCAACAAATGAAATTCAAAGTGCGCAGGTGGGACGAGCAGACGCACCCGATTTAGCTCAACGTCTACACAGCAAGCTGCGtgatttccttaaaaagaatCTGCAATCCCTGGGT GTAGCTCAGATAATGATTGGCCTGAAATGTTTCTTATTTGGGAtcattgagatttttctttactGGCACTCTGACTTAAGGAatcttttattctgcttttataTTGGTTACCCGTTCTGGGCTGCAGCATCT TTCATCATGTCTGGATCTTTGACCATCTCGTgtacaagaaaacaaacaaaatttctg ATCGAAGTCAGTATTGGAGCTAACATTATCAGCACACTACTTTCAAGCACTGGGATAATTCTTCTCTCCGTGAATTTAGTTGACATAGTCTTACTTGAATGCTGGGAGTTACCGGCGTGTTCGTTGGTTAAATCTTTTATAACT AATATTGTGATCCTTCAAATGATACTGACTTGTGTGCAGATTTTCATTTCGTTCTCACTCTGTGGGCTCACTTATACCGTGGATGGCAAGGAGATCAGCTGG GCTTCTGCACTAAGTTGCTTGATCAGATCACATTCTGAAGATCCTTATCAAGACTTACTGACTCAACCTGAAACTTACGAAGATTTAGTGCTTCAAGACATAGACCAGGTTCACTCTCATCCATGA